The following are encoded together in the Oncorhynchus kisutch isolate 150728-3 linkage group LG8, Okis_V2, whole genome shotgun sequence genome:
- the LOC109895110 gene encoding leucine-rich repeat transmembrane neuronal protein 4, with product MKRSRHHENMMGSLMRDRWLMIPLLMQGWLLASPISVRERPCPQSCRCDGKIVYCESNAFRDMPNNVSVGCQGLSLRYNSLVNLSASQFSGLSQLVWLYLDHNYINSVDSQAFHGVRRLKELILSSNKITQLQNNTFHTVPNLRNLDLSYNKLQALQPSQFLGLRKLLSLHLRSNSLKTVPMRVFQDLRNLEFLDLGYNRLRSLTRNAFAGLLKLIELHLEHNQFSKINFSHFPRLTNLRALYLQWNRIKSISQGLTWTWTSLQKLDLSGNELQIVDSSTYQCLPNLQTLNLDSNKLSNMSQETVDAWISLTTISLAGNVWYCSPSICPLVAWLKNFKGNKETIMICAGPKEAQGEKVIDAVETFSICKVTPTTPFVSTTASLNTPSQSELLPLPTLSRVDEELTRSGTAIPSPSGASPTTPEQDFEFVSFHKIIAGCVALFLSVTIILLVIYVSWKRYPSSIKQLQQRSMVKMQQKKVQETERTLSLPLQEYYVDYKPANSETMEVLVNGTGPYTYTISGSRECEV from the exons ATGAAAAGGAGCCGACACCACGAAAACATGATGG GATCCCTGATGCGAGATAGATGGCTCATGATCCCATTGTTGATGCAGGGCTGGCTGCTAGCGTCTCCAATCAGTGTTCGTGAGCGCCCCTGTCCTCAAAGCTGTAGATGTGATGGGAAAATAGTATACTGTGAATCCAATGCCTTTCGGGACATGCCAAACAATGTGTCTGTGGGATGCCAGGGCCTCTCTTTGCGCTACAACAGCTTAGTGAATCTCAGCGCTAGTCAGTTCTCAGGCCTCAGTCAGCTTGTTTGGCTTTATCTTGACCACAACTACATTAACTCAGTGGACAGCCAAGCCTTTCATGGGGTACGGAGGCTGAAAGAGTTGATCCTCAGCTCTAACAAGATCACACAGCTACAAAACAACACTTTCCATACTGTCCCTAACTTACGCAATCTTGACCTCTCTTACAACAAGCTGCAAGCCCTCCAGCCCAGTCAATTTCTGGGCTTGCGGAAGTTGCTTAGTCTCCACTTGCGGTCCAATTCTCTGAAAACTGTCCCAATGCGGGTTTTTCAGGATTTGCGGAATTTGGAGTTTCTCGATCTTGGCTATAATCGATTGAGAAGCCTCACTCGAAATGCCTTTGCTGGGCTTCTTAAGCTGATCGAACTTCATTTGGAACACAACCAGTTCTCCAAGATCAACTTCTCTCACTTTCCCCGCCTCACCAACCTGCGGGCACTCTATTTGCAATGGAACCGAATTAAGTCAATAAGTCAGGGTCTAACCTGGACATGGACGTCCTTGCAAAAGCTGGACCTTTCTGGAAACGAACTGCAAATAGTGGATTCCAGTACGTATCAATGTCTCCCCAACCTACAGACCCTGAACTTGGACTCCAACAAGCTTAGCAACATGTCCCAGGAGACAGTGGATGCCTGGATCTCCCTGACCACCATCAGCCTAGCTGGTAATGTGTGGTACTGTAGCCCCAGCATCTGCCCCTTAGTGGCCTGGCTGAAAAACTTCAAGGGGAACAAGGAGACCATTATGATTTGTGCTGGGCCTAAGGAGGCCCAGGGAGAAAAAGTGATTGATGCAGTAGAAACATTTAGTATCTGTAAGGTCACTCCCACCACCCCTTTTGTCTCAACCACAGCCTCCCTCAACACCCCATCTCAGTCTGAGCTCCTGCCCCTTCCCACTTTGTCCAGGGTTGATGAGGAGTTGACCCGCAGTGGTACGGCCATCCCCTCCCCTTCTGGAGCTTCCCCTACCACCCCAGAGCAGGATTTTGAGTTTGTATCCTTCCATAAGATTATTGCTGGCTGTGTGGCACTTTTCCTGTCGGTGACTATAATTCTCCTGGTTATTTATGTGTCCTGGAAGCGCTATCCCAGCAGCATTAAGCAACTCCAGCAGCGCTCCATGGTCAAAATGCAGCAGAAAAAGGTGCAGGAAACAGAACGCACCCTCAGCTTGCCTCTGCAAGAGTATTATGTGGACTACAAACCTGCAAACTCTGAAACTATGGAGGTGCTCGTTAATGGGACTGGAccctacacatacacaatctcaGGATCCAGAGAATGTGAGGTATGA